From Skermanella sp. TT6, a single genomic window includes:
- a CDS encoding TonB-dependent receptor, translated as MASTALGCALALPTAASAQRQAPAGAAGDSVDFAIPAQPLQAALDSFIRQTGWQIGYSSALAAGRTSRAVSGAMPPAQALEMLLAGTGVGFRMAGPATASLVATQAPAQPETDGTAVPAGALMLDPVTVSGSTGGWGVGRTTITSEDLQRRNPTSLQQVFAGEPGIRVGSSVPMSQKVYVNGVEETNLAVSIDGSRQNNKVFHHNGTTLIDPSFLKIVRVDAGVAPADAGPGALAGSIAYETKDARDFLTEDGVGAFVKSTFNTNGPVLTTNLAGYGMHRGLEALGFVTYGKGGKFEAGNGDEVAGTGTDILSGLAKAAVESDGGNRFQLSYERVYDDATRPFRANVGGISGRPPWEPRVRDYTLDRQNLVFTYSDTTPTDLWNPKVVLAYGRTDVETPIFFRPVPPSTVPASIPGTGKTDSLNGKAENVFSFGLGTITAGADFYRDEGTYEDETFKATEKANNFGLYAQARIEPWERLRLSFGLRGDRQKFEGTTGEEWTNSGVSHNASGEFDLIPGFLTAKAGYSHSWAGIPLAENFIMNSAWRYGAGPEPVTADNVTAGLEARYHGFTAEGRVFRTDIDDARAARFAAASATLRRDVESKGYELGAGYSWNEGYVRAKFADIDVTIDGQPADSDIGTYLATPVGQIITLGGAQSFTNLDLTVGADVEIVLDYDDVQAGQRPLDGYEVFNIFAEYRPAQYSNLSFRLDVRNLFDATYADRATYGQEFGTVTPLYQPGRSFLISASAKF; from the coding sequence ATGGCATCCACGGCCCTCGGTTGTGCCCTGGCCCTTCCCACGGCGGCCTCGGCCCAGCGGCAGGCACCGGCCGGTGCCGCCGGCGATAGCGTCGACTTCGCGATCCCGGCGCAGCCGCTCCAGGCCGCGCTGGACAGTTTCATCCGCCAGACCGGCTGGCAGATCGGCTACTCCAGCGCCCTGGCGGCCGGGCGGACCTCCCGCGCCGTCAGCGGCGCCATGCCGCCTGCCCAGGCCTTGGAAATGCTGCTGGCCGGGACCGGTGTCGGCTTCCGCATGGCGGGACCGGCCACGGCCTCCCTGGTCGCGACGCAGGCACCGGCCCAGCCGGAAACCGACGGCACGGCCGTTCCGGCGGGTGCCCTGATGCTGGACCCGGTCACCGTCTCCGGTTCCACCGGCGGCTGGGGTGTCGGCCGGACCACCATCACGTCGGAGGACCTGCAGCGGAGGAACCCCACGAGCCTCCAGCAAGTCTTCGCCGGCGAGCCCGGCATCCGGGTCGGCAGCTCGGTGCCGATGTCGCAGAAGGTCTATGTCAACGGCGTCGAGGAGACCAACCTCGCCGTCAGCATCGACGGCAGCCGCCAGAACAACAAGGTGTTCCACCACAACGGCACGACCCTGATCGACCCCAGCTTCCTGAAGATCGTGCGGGTCGATGCCGGGGTTGCCCCGGCGGATGCCGGTCCCGGGGCGCTGGCCGGGTCCATCGCCTACGAGACCAAGGACGCGCGCGACTTCCTGACCGAGGATGGTGTCGGGGCTTTCGTCAAGTCCACGTTCAACACCAACGGGCCGGTCCTGACGACCAATCTGGCCGGCTACGGAATGCATCGGGGACTCGAGGCGCTCGGCTTCGTCACCTACGGCAAGGGCGGCAAGTTCGAGGCTGGCAACGGCGACGAGGTGGCCGGCACCGGGACCGACATCCTGAGCGGCCTCGCCAAGGCCGCCGTGGAAAGCGACGGCGGCAACCGTTTCCAGCTCAGCTACGAGCGCGTCTACGACGACGCGACGCGGCCGTTCCGGGCGAATGTCGGCGGGATCTCCGGCCGGCCGCCGTGGGAGCCGCGGGTGCGCGACTACACCCTGGACCGGCAGAACCTGGTCTTCACCTACAGCGATACGACGCCGACGGACCTGTGGAATCCGAAGGTGGTCCTCGCTTATGGCCGCACCGACGTGGAAACGCCCATCTTCTTCCGTCCCGTGCCGCCCAGCACCGTTCCCGCCAGCATCCCGGGCACCGGCAAGACCGACTCCCTGAACGGCAAGGCCGAGAACGTCTTCTCGTTCGGCCTCGGAACGATCACGGCCGGCGCGGACTTCTACCGGGACGAGGGCACGTACGAGGACGAGACCTTCAAGGCCACGGAGAAGGCGAACAATTTCGGCCTCTATGCCCAGGCCCGGATCGAGCCGTGGGAGCGCCTGCGCCTGTCCTTCGGCCTGCGCGGCGACCGGCAGAAGTTCGAGGGAACCACCGGGGAGGAATGGACCAATTCCGGCGTCAGCCACAATGCGTCCGGCGAATTCGACCTGATCCCCGGGTTCCTGACCGCCAAGGCGGGATACTCCCATTCCTGGGCGGGCATTCCGCTGGCCGAGAACTTCATCATGAACAGCGCATGGCGCTACGGCGCCGGGCCGGAGCCGGTGACCGCGGACAACGTGACCGCCGGGCTCGAAGCGCGCTACCACGGCTTCACGGCCGAGGGGCGCGTCTTCCGGACCGACATCGACGACGCGCGGGCCGCGCGGTTCGCCGCCGCCAGCGCCACGCTCAGGCGCGACGTCGAATCCAAGGGGTATGAGCTCGGAGCCGGCTATTCGTGGAACGAAGGGTATGTCCGCGCCAAGTTCGCCGATATCGACGTCACGATCGACGGCCAGCCCGCCGATTCCGACATTGGAACCTATCTCGCCACGCCTGTCGGGCAGATCATCACGCTGGGCGGCGCCCAGTCCTTCACGAACCTGGACCTGACCGTCGGCGCCGACGTGGAGATTGTGCTGGATTACGACGACGTCCAGGCGGGACAGCGTCCCCTGGACGGCTACGAGGTGTTCAACATCTTCGCGGAGTACCGGCCGGCCCAGTACTCGAACCTGAGCTTCCGGCTCGACGTCCGCAACCTGTTCGACGCCACCTACGCGGATCGGGCCACCTACGGACAGGAGTTCGGGACGGTCACCCCGCTCTACCAACCGGGCCGGTCCTTCCTGATCAGCGCCTCGGCCAAGTTCTGA